agatctgtgaagttatttggatttttacaaattatctttgaaagacagggacctgaaaaagggacgtttctttttttgctgagttgagCTTGTACTAGTCTGTTTAGctatcattccactccttgccatgCTGAACATGTTTGGTAATGACACAGAGTACAAGGAGTGGAATATAAGCAAAACAGGTTATAGATTTCAGGCTGTGTGACAAATACCTTGAATGCATCTTTTTATGGCCCTGTGAGATATTCTGGGCAGCAGATAAAGAAAAGTGGAGTTAGGGCTCGATCCAATCTGTaaagctgaagcgttacagattccgAGATAGAAATGTAAAGGGAATTCctaattgagccgacatatgcagtgtttaccatgaatgcagtcttTCCTAAAGTGGAAACGTTCCCTTTAAATTTAAATGACGCTGTAAAACTGAATTTACACAATGCGGATTGAATAGTGCCCTTAGTCAGTAGACCAATCACAATTTTTATGGATTGTCTTAAATGTGAATAGATGACCCGATAAATAAAATCTGTGCAAAAAACAATTCTAACAATTTAATTCAATTTCTTAAAAAAGGAAGATAACTCTTCAAAACATTGACAAGTCTTCCGTTTCTGTAACAGGTCATGCTGTGTGGTGATTTGAAGTGttttgctgccatctagtggggGACTTTAAAATCACATGGTGAATTACCAACAGCAACTGGACAGTTGTACTTTATTAATAGTCTCGCTGAAGTCAAACTACAACTGAATAGTGGTAAAGCACAATTGAGTTGTGATCACTTTACTGATTTAGCAGTTCCAATATTCTGAAATCCACCATAGGCCTACACGTTCTCAAAACAGATCCAGGACATCATGGACCATTTTTTTCATGAAAGGTTTATTACCAAAACGCAAGACAAAACATGTCAACTGTATTCTAATGGCAAACACAATACAAAAAACATACACCTCTCTATAGGATGTAGGTCCGCTGCATCAAAAAATGAAATAATGACAGCGAAAAAGAAAACAATATGAGTTTCAGAATTCAAAAAGCTGAGATTGCTGAAAAATAAAAGAGAGAAGAACATTTGCCATTGGAGAAAAAGGCCAGAACCACAAACAAAAAATGCAAGACTATTTAACCCGACTCAACTAAGGTTTAAGTGAAACAGGAGAATCTAGCTcttcaaaaacaaacaaacaaaaaaacatttacaaaCAGAAATACAGGGAAAGTACCAAGCCTTTATCATAATTGTTCCATCTTCAATTATCATTGTGGGTGCAATAGACTGGGTCTGTGCTTGATACATGCCACTACACTTTCCCTATGTGTCATTTTCAAACACTCAAAGAAATAGAGGTTAGAAGTCACAAATAAAAAAACTATTCAAACAGTAAATGGTATTCACAAAGTCAAGTGTTGATCATTGTTCAGAGTACCCTGGTTGTGCTTAAAGCAAATGCAAAACATAGAACAGGTGACTAGTTAAGCACTTTCAACAGATTATTGAACAGTTTAGCTAGAAAAGAACATCCATCTGGCTATGCATGTATACAAGCATTATGGAGATACACAGTAAGTAGTTGACAGCACTTGATAATATTTCTGTGAATGGTAATCAATTTTGAAAAGGTACACCTGAAAAGGTGGAACTTTGGGGGCAAATGCAGAAGGTGTTGCACCTAAAAGGTGTTTTCAGCGATGGCCATTGACGTGAATCACATTCACTACCATTTAAATTGCACCTTTGTTCCCAATTCATAAATAAGTTGTGCAGTTTCCCCTACAACCTCAATAAACAAATACTTGAACAAAATATTAAATCCCTAATCCCAGGAATATTTGAATGTTTTTGTCAAAATGCACTGCACATATTATTAAATATCTCAATTATTCTCACTTTCACAAAAGCAATGCTTTACACACACAGGAACAGCAGATGTAAAAACGACATATATTGTAAACTATTCTCATGTTATATTCATCATGCATACATATATATGGAGTCACAGTTGTATACGTTGTGGTAATTGCAGTATATGTTGACAAATATCAAATATAGCATATTCAAGTTCTAAGGATCTCACTGGACTTAATATTTGGACAAATCCTTAAATCAACAATCTGAACATTCATCTGAACACTGTGTAGTAGAATAAAACTAATTGAGAACTTGGTTGATCACTCAACACTAGCagttttcaacaacaaaaaagatacAAATCAATTATCCCAAACATGTAGAAATAAATATTGTCTTTTCATTTCACCACTGTGTGTCATTAAGATCGTTAATCAAGTGATGTTGAGTAGGGGACGGGAAAAGAACGCAGTTTTCTAATTAATAATTAGCGATGCCTGGATTCAATCAAGCTTCCTTTGTTTTTTCCTCAAAGTTCTTCATCGTTTTGATTGTTGTTTTTTCAGCATCAGAGATTACTTGAATGAACAGATACAAATTGGAGGCTAAACCATAGAAGCTTGATTGAATCAGGGACTGTATGTGGCGTAGTGCAGACATCAGATTAATCCCCTGAGGTCAAATCCGGATTTAGTTTGATGGCAAGGTTTTCATTTTGACCCTTTGTCACATCAgagataaaaaaaataagatTACATACAGAAAAGGGGGTATACTCGATATCAGAAGCATTTTATAGCAGTTTTCTGATGTGTGTGTGGTAAGGGTGATATCTTGACATGGCTGATATACTACACAGCTGGCGAGACTCTAGCAACACTTTTACCCTAAACCTGTAACTAACCATGGCCAAAAGGGAATTTCaactaaataaatcaaaatatgttttgcaTGAGCAGCAGAGGACAACATTGTCAGTGCAATTTAGgtaaaatgtgtatgtgtgtgagggggAAGGGGGTGAGGAATCTCACTCAAAATGAACCCAAATTCCTAACCCCATCCCAAGATCCAATTTGCTGATACCATACAAACATAAGTCATTACACACTTTATATACTCAGAGTAAAGCCAATTCCAGTCCCAAACAAAATCCCCCCAAAACTCCCAACCCCTGAAACCCAGAGTTTTGACAGCTGTGTGTGGGCAGTCAAGAGCAGACCACGACTGCGCTCACTCAGAGTCTGAATCAAGTGGCTCCATCTCATCTATGCCCTTCCGCTGGCGGGCCTCCTCCTCTGCGTGCTGCCGCTTGTGCCTGGAGTAGCTGGACGAGTGCACAAATGTCTTGCTGCAGGTTGTGCATTCGTACTTCCCCCCTGTGGAGTGAGATCTCTCATGGTGGTGGAGGTTGGACAACCTGGTGAAGGTCTTTTTACAGTAAGAGCAGCTGAACTTGTTGTCTCCCTTGTGCATTTGCTGGTGCCTGGCGAGGCTCTGCACTTGGCTGAAGCGCTTGTCACACTGCTCGCATGCATATGGTCCTTCCTCTTCCTCAGAGACCGATGCTTGGCGCTGGCGCTTGGCAGCTCTTGATCGCTTGTTCTTCTTACAGAGGGTGTAGAAGTTGGGTTTGTCCCTCGAGCACAACTTGAGGCGTATTTTCAAGTCAGAGGACTTGGTAAGACCGTCTTTACCATGGGCATAGTTATTAAGTAGGTCCTTGACATGAGAGACCTGGTGTTTTGAGAGGCCAATGGAGTTCTTGAAGGTCATATCACATTGTGTACACGCATAGAACTTCTCTCCAGAGAGGTTCTTCCTGATAGGGAACTTCTTTTCGCCAGGGATCTTCTTCTCAGCCTGCTTCTTCTTATTCCTGCTGCCAGGTGGGCGGCGGACATAACTGATTTCAGCAGGTATGACACCAGAGGGAATACCCTTCCCTTTTTTGTGGATGAGCCTATGACGTGACAAGCTGGAGCTGTGGTTAAAATCCTTCCCACAGATGTTGCATGGGTAAACTCTCATGCCCCGATGTGTTCTCAGGTGAGTTCCGAGAGCTCGTCTGCTTTTGAATCGCATTGCACACTGCGTGCATTTGTATTTGTTCCCCTCACCTGAGCCTGTATCTGTTTGCTtgtttgggggtgggggtgcCTTTCCTGTGTGCAATTGTTGGTGTCTTGATAGGCTTGAGGAATGACTGTAGCATTTCCCACAGTAGTTGCAGCTGTAGTATCCCCCTGGTGAGATATATTCCCATTTCTCTGAGCCCGAATCAGAGCCATCTCCAACAGGAACCAGCTGGCTACTCCCTGGCTCAGTGTGGTCATCCTCATCCGAGTCGTCTGTCTTTACTACAACACTCTGTTCTGCTATCTCACAGCCAGTGAACTCCTCTTCATACTGGGCAAAGAAGGGCTCGTCTGGCTCTGCCTTCACATGCTCCAGATTTAGGCCAGACCCCTCGTCCGCCTCCTTTTTCACACAGGATATTGTGAACTTGGACCCGACCTCGGCCCACTTGACAACATATTCTATGGGTTGGGTATCCAATTCCACTGTGATGAAGTCTGCCCCAAGTGCATCCGGTTCAGACGAAGTCAAGTCAGTCTCAGAGCCCTCCATTGGAGCAAACCCCAAATGTCAATGTGTGTAACTTTTGGTCTCGTTGGAATTACAGGGTCAATGTAACAATAAGACTCCACCACGcctaaaagaaagagagaaataaagtaAAAACTGTTTTTTGACATCATAACAAATGAACACCACATCCAATAATATTACACAAACAAAATACCTTTGAAAATCACAGATAAAAACATTGACATACTTGTACTTTCACTATCGAAACGTGGAGTTgaattgtgtgcaaatgaaccgAGGAAGTGCTTTGCATTACGTTGACTGGagaaaattaaacaaaaaacGACATTGCTTCAGTAGGAGTGGTGCTACGTTAAACGGTTGTATGAGCTTGAGCAAAACACCAGAAATTATTAGTAATTAGAAAATGTGAGTAAATATACTACATTTGAGGACGAAAGAAAATTACCAGACAAAGCAGCAACAATAAACAGGAAATACAGTAGGGACTGGGATGAGCACAATGCATCATGGGAGGGGATTAAATGGGCTGTAGCTAAAAGGCCGCCTacaacagacaggagacagtatGTATTGTGTCTAAAATACTCACAAATCCCAAAATGACATCTCAAAACTACATCGACCAAAGATATTTGCTAGTACAATGTATGTTTTATTCATTCTCTAGGATTATCTAAGGCGGCTCTCTGGCTAAAACGAATTCATTCTGCCCGCCATAAAAATAGCGCTGAGCATAAACCATGTTTTTTCCCCCGTAATCGTGCATTATTCTATAGATTTTCTCAAACAAATCTTTCTCTATCGACCAAGGTGCATAGTACTGATCATAGAAAGCATAATACATTAAACAATGTACATGTCTAGTCACTGATCATGTAAATCTTGGCGGGTTGACAGGGTCAAATCCAGCATCGATGACACATGCAGCTTGAGGAGGGCATAAAACGAGAGCCAACGCTCCAGGGCTGGCTTCATAGGATTGTCCACAGCAAATTCTTTCATCATTAGTACCCTCGTTACGAGATGGACATTTGTTAATTTTTTTACAGGAATTACCATCAAACCGTGGCTGAGCACATCACCCGGCATAATATGTTCAATAGATAATGGCAAGCTGGCTATATTTGGCATAAATAACCAAGACGTTATTGTATTGTCGGTGTTGTGATTATAAGGCAGGTTATGTAGCCAAATTTGACGTATGAACAATTAGCTATAGCGAATTAAGCGATGGCGCAAGCTTAATGGTCTCGAGATTAGTATTTACCGGGCTTTTATCCTTTTAGATTCGTTGTCTTGACCCTCGACGAAATGAGTCGATTCTGCCGCACCTCTGTCAGTTCACAACCAGCGTCCTCATGAATGTCGAGCCTTGGCAATGGCTGCGTATCATCACTGATTTTAAATACTGTGGATTGTCTTAAAGCGTTGAAGGACAGTGtgtgactagctagctagccacatgcATTTTAAATCGATGCGCTATACCGCTCCTGCGCAGCATGCAAATCTCGAATTTCATTGGGCAATGCACCAGAGAGGACCAATCACTGGACAGGACATAGTTACCAAGCACAGGGTGTCGTGAAAATTGTAGTGAACAGTTTATCTAAACTGTCGAATTATTCGTCTACTGTCCATTACGTGCAAAGATACGATTTCAAAGTTCGATTGTTAAATAAGAGTAATTGCATTCACCCTTTCCATTCTAACCATTTAATTTCAGATTTATTGTCGATCCAAACACAGGACGTCGTTCTTGTCTTTACGACTTTTTGAGTGATGATGTGTCATGTTTTGGATGTCAACAACAAGTATGCTACTAGCTAGCTGTCACTGTAACGACATGTAACTTATTTGACTGGGTCGGAGTTGAGAAACCAGTAGTACACCGAATGTCAAAGCAGCTAACTATTCAGTGCTACTCAGATAGAAGCTAATTAACTAACGTTAAGATAGCCAGAAACAAGACGAGGTAGTGCTAGCTAATCAATATAGCTAGTTAACAAAGCCTGGGTCACCAGAATCGCTGGTTTATAGGCTAGTCATCCGTTGCAAGCCACCTAGCTACCTTTtcctagctacagtagttgcgcTAATAATTCCTTTAAAGTACAGTTAAAGTAGCTAGCTAAGGAAGGAAGACAGTCTCACACAAGTTTAGAAAACATGGACAAAAGTCAGCTGATGCTCATGGCCACAAGACAGCTCAGTTTGAATTGCATAATTTGTCCATAGCAGGTTAACAAACGATTTACAAGGGACGCCGGGGTCCTGCGAGTTCAGTGTTTGAATATTTAGGGAATCAGGTGGATCAAGGAAGATTAAGGGAGGTTTTAGCTAAAACCACCCTTACTGGATCCACCTGTTGATGTTCCTGGTCATCAAGTGTATCCCGTATAGGTGATTTTAGCATATTTAGTGGAGCCTCGCCAGAATATTCAAACACTGAACTCGCCGGTGTCCCATGTAAATTGTTTGTCAATCTGATATGGACAAATAATACAACTCAGTCTGAGTTGTTTGTTGTGGCCATGAGCACCAGTTGACTGTCTGTTTTTTTCTTTCCTCGGGCAGTAACTGGTACGTGGATCCAATATATCTTACACACGTGAGTTCCAGTTAGGATGAATTCATCTAGCTTTTTTCACCCTTGGAGGCTGTTGTATTACAGTGGAAATCTTGTTTTGTCTCCTACTCTCGTTATTGAGCCTGTAtgaatgtgctctctcgtcaggacactgttgttcagagaaACTAaccaacaacacatctaacaacTTCAAACTGAAGTTGGAAAGACTGCAAATATCTGCACTTCGTTTCGACTTTTTTTCAATTCATTTCTTTATATATCCATAAAATGATGCcaactgattcatgatttcgactggctgagaaacgctgcctgcctctctcgtcctgacccctacacgttcattactatggggcAGTTGGAGATTTTAAAATTGAAACAATGCTGCAAATGTCGGAGACAGACagtaaggtttatacaaatctccgctgctaaactaaatgttagtctaaaagaaatgtgagatgaTGCTTTTTTTtaatagtggagatcaagttaatAATGTCCCTGCCTGGGTTGATGAGACAGTCGATTGCGCAGTcaaatggaacagagtaaataggcatttatacgtcatagatttagcggatagtaatttgtggaatagacaccggctgggatgcgtttttaaccaatcagcattcaggattggACCCACCCGTGTATAAAATACAACAATGACTAATATTCTCAAAGGACCCTGATGATTTCATTTGACCGATTTGTGCCAACTAAACCACAGGCCGATTTGAACTAGCTTGTTTTCACCCTTGGAGGCTGTTGTATTACAGGGGAAATCTTGTTTTGTCGCTTACACGCTCTTGAGCCTGTATGAAATGTCAAATAAAATTGTGTAAAACAAGTTCTTGTTTGTTTTGCTTCTCAAGTGCAGCGTTTGGAGCTCTCACCGGCCCGCATGGGACTATCAGAGACCAAAAACATGGCTTGGTCTAAACCACTCAATGTACACCGATTTATCGACTCGGGCTGTGATTAAGTTGGATCTCCTTCATATATTATTTCTGGTTTTGAGACACAAAGCAGATTAATAGTTCTATTCATCTCAATCCCTTTTTCAGTAGAATTGAATTACTCATTCAGGTATCAACCAGCAGAGGGCAGTCTCTACCAATTTGTTCAGATTACGTCAAAGGATTTCAGATGGCTGGTTGATAAATCTCCAATTTGTCATGCCCGGCATTATGATTGGGGTGGTACAATGATTTCAAGGGTTCTATTTGAACTttctaaatatatataaatgtatcTATATGGGTAAAAATGTTTAAGTAGTAGGATTTTGGCCCAACTCAATCTTCTTATGGGTTGCTTGAGCAATCTGCAATCTTTATTGATTTAGTAATAACTACAAAAGGATAACCACCTGAAATGTTAGTCTTGTCTTGCCCTTACAGATATGAGGCCATGACTTGGGATTTAAATCTAATCAAAGTATACTTAGCTTTTCTTTTTTGTGTGGCGCaaagtcatctgcatacataatCTGACCaaaggaggacggctcataataatgtctggaacggcgcgaatggaatggcatcaaacacgtggaaaccactaattccgctccagccattaccacgagcctgtcctcgccaattaaggttccaccaacctcctgtgaatcGGACTTGACATGGTATGACATGAATCCATGATTCATGAATCCATAGTGAGGATCTCACTGATCCAAAGTTACACTACTGATAGCATTAGACCAGTGTTAGAGGGGTGGGAGAAGCACTGAATTATACACTTTTGAATTAGCTGAAATTGATTCTCACAAAACCTGTTGGCTGAATTTATAATGCTGATATGCAGCACCATCGTTTTCCCCAATCGGTATCAGAAATAACACAACATTGTTCCATGGAAAACTGGAAATAGT
This genomic stretch from Salvelinus namaycush isolate Seneca chromosome 4, SaNama_1.0, whole genome shotgun sequence harbors:
- the LOC120046508 gene encoding zinc finger protein 501-like; protein product: MEGSETDLTSSEPDALGADFITVELDTQPIEYVVKWAEVGSKFTISCVKKEADEGSGLNLEHVKAEPDEPFFAQYEEEFTGCEIAEQSVVVKTDDSDEDDHTEPGSSQLVPVGDGSDSGSEKWEYISPGGYYSCNYCGKCYSHSSSLSRHQQLHTGKAPPPPNKQTDTGSGEGNKYKCTQCAMRFKSRRALGTHLRTHRGMRVYPCNICGKDFNHSSSLSRHRLIHKKGKGIPSGVIPAEISYVRRPPGSRNKKKQAEKKIPGEKKFPIRKNLSGEKFYACTQCDMTFKNSIGLSKHQVSHVKDLLNNYAHGKDGLTKSSDLKIRLKLCSRDKPNFYTLCKKNKRSRAAKRQRQASVSEEEEGPYACEQCDKRFSQVQSLARHQQMHKGDNKFSCSYCKKTFTRLSNLHHHERSHSTGGKYECTTCSKTFVHSSSYSRHKRQHAEEEARQRKGIDEMEPLDSDSE